In the genome of Globicephala melas chromosome 7, mGloMel1.2, whole genome shotgun sequence, one region contains:
- the SLC19A3 gene encoding thiamine transporter 2, whose protein sequence is MSCFQTSASHSWIYPTVILCLFGFFSTMRPSEPFLMLYLSGPDKNLTSEEITNEIFPVWTYSYLVLLFPVFILTDYVRYKPVINLQGISFIVTWLLLLFGQGVKTMQVVEFFYGLVTATEVAYYAYIYSVVSPEHYQKVSGYCRSATLVAYTAASVLAQLLVSLANLSYFYLNVISLASVSMAFLFSLFLPMPKKSMFFHAKPSKEGPPKPPGKDAVLEEPQKDHEPGGQEVVTVSGNPYDGHWSSPKPESVVLRVFVQWLQDLKECYSSKHLFYWSLWWSFSTAGFNQVLNYVQVLWDYKAPGQSSITYNGAVEAIATFGGALAAFAVGYVKVNWDLLGELALAIFSVVNAGSLFLMHYTTSIWACYAGFLLFKTGYMLLITIAVFQIAVNLSVERYALVFGINTFIALVIQTIITVIVVDQGGLRLPVHIQFLVYGSYFAVIAGIFLMRSIFIIYSTKCRKTVQSSATSQNPYGPHPEEPKNN, encoded by the exons ATGAGTTGTTTCCAAACTTCAGCGAGCCATTCCTGGATTTATCCCACTGTGATCCTCTGCCTGTTTGGATTCTTCTCCACGATGAGACCCTCAGAACCCTTCCTTATGCTGTATTTATCTGGGCCAGATAAAAACCTGACCAGTGAAGAG ATCACAAATGAGATCTTCCCCGTGTGGACATACTCATATCTGGTGCTGCTGTTCCCGGTGTTTATCCTCACCGATTACGTCCGCTACAAGCCAGTCATCAACCTACAAGGGATCAGCTTCATCGTTACCTGGCTGCTGCTCTTGTTTGGCCAAGGAGTGAAGACCATGCAGGTCGTAGAGTTCTTCTATGGGTTGGTCACTGCCACCGAGGTGGCCTACTATGCCTACATTTACAGCGTGGTCAGCCCAGAGCATTATCAGAAAGTGAGTGGCTACTGCAGGAGTGCCACGCTGGTGGCCTACACGGCGGCCTCAGTGCTGGCCCAACTCTTGGTATCCCTGGCCAACCTATCGTACTTTTACCTCAATGTCATATCCTTGGCCTCTGTCTCCATGGCCTTCCTTTTCTCACTTTTCCTACCGATGCCTAAGAAGAGCATGTTTTTTCATGCAAAACCCAGCAAAGAAGGTCCTCCAAAGCCACCAGGAAAGGATGCTGTCTTAGAGGAACCTCAAAAGGATCATGAACCAGGTGGACAAGAAGTAGTCACTGTTTCAGGGAACCCATATGATGGTCATTGGAGCAGCCCAAAGCCAGAAAGTGTAGTTTTGAGAGTTTTTGTGCAGTGGTTACAAGATTTAAAGGAGTGTTATTCCTCAAAACATCTTTTTTACTGGTCCCTATGGTGGTCTTTTTCCACAGCAGGTTTTAACCAGGTTTTGAACTATGTTCAAGTCCTGTGGGATTACAAGGCACCAGGCCAGAGTTCCATAACATATAATGGAGCAGTAGAAGCTATTGCAACCTTTGGGG GGGCCCTGGCTGCCTTTGCAGTGGGTTATGTGAAAGTCAACTGGGATCTTCTGGGAGAGTTGGCTCTGGCCATCTTCTCGGTTGTCAATGCAGGCTCTCTATTTCTCATGCATTACACGACCAGCATATGGGCATGCTATGCAGGCTTTTTGTTATTCAAGACCGGCTATATGCTTCTTATCACCATAGCAGT GTTTCAGATCGCAGTTAATCTGAGTGTGGAACGCTACGCCCTGGTGTTTGGAATCAACACCTTCATCGCCCTGGTGATTCAGACCATTATAACCGTGATCGTAGTAGATCAGGGAGGATTGAGGCTGCCAGTCCACATTCAG tttttaGTTTATGGGAGTTACTTTGCAGTCATTGCTGGCATTTTCCTAATGCGAAGCATATTCATTATCTACTCAACCAAATGCCGAAAGACAGTGCAGAGCTCTGCTACAAGTCAGAATCCATATGGGCCACACCCAGAAGAACCAAAGAACAACTAA